The Maylandia zebra isolate NMK-2024a linkage group LG1, Mzebra_GT3a, whole genome shotgun sequence DNA segment tGTACACAGCAGTAGAAGATCACACCTGGTACCAcccctgtcagctaagaacaggtaattgaggctacagttcactaaggctcaccaaaactggacaagaGAAGATTGTAAAATTGTTGCCTGGTctgaagtttttgttttgttttgaatttcTGCAGAGACAACTAAATGTTAGGAGAATttagcataaacaacatgaaacataAATCCATTCTGCTTTGCATCAGTGCTTCAGGCTAATAATGGTCTAGTGGTgtaggatattttcttggcacactttggacctCTTGGACTCAGCATTGTTTAAATACTACAGCTTGCCTGAGTATTGTTTGTGACCATGTTCGTTCTTTTATGACCCCACAATGCCAATCTTCTAATGGCTGTTTGCAGCAGGACAACGTGTCATGTCACAAAGTTCAAATCATCTGAAATTAGTTTACTGAACATGAAAATGAGTTATCTGTACTCCTTCACGGTCAAaagatctcaatccagtagagcacctGTTGGAGGGGGTAGAACAAAAGAGTCTCATCTTAGATGAGCAGCTAACAAagctgcagcaactgtgtgatccTGTCATGTCAGTATGGAGCAAactctcagaggaatgtttctaGCTCCTTTCTGAATATATGCTATGAAGATTTAAGTCAGCTCTGAAGTCACAAGGGGATTCAACCCATTACTAGCCAGACGTAACTGGTAAATTGGCTGGTAAGTGTACAACAAGAGCATCAAGTGATAAACAGTATTTGAGAAACCACTGTGTGGCTGCATTAGGGCATGCTGCTGAAACAGTGATAATGATAGTGCATTCAGAagtgctgtttgtgtttgcctCATTAACAGAAGCAGGTATAATTAGCGTCTGGTTTCTCAGTTCAGCTCCATCATGTGCACTTTcaacaaagacagtgtaaaccggaagaagaaaaaaacaaaacaaaacctcatGCACTTTTAAATCTGAGAAAAATacatattattttacatttaactTTGCTACTGTCCTTTTTGCCAAATAACCTAATTAGCTGTTCTTCcagttgtttctttttagtGCGAGTTActttcagttttttgttgcccCTGTCCCAGCACTTCTGAGATGaactgctgccatcaaattgaCAATGAGCTCATGTTTTCCATGAAATGGTGAAGTGTCCTAGTTTaaacatttcacattttctgtgttctgttttgaataaaataaaaacttttgaGATTTCCAAATTCTTacattctcatttttatttacattttacacaggtTCCCAATTTTTGGGAAGTAGGTTTGTACAATGACTTTACAGAAAacagtttcatttaaaaaaaattaaaaaaaataaaagcaccataacagaaaaagaaaaaaaacccagctgaAAATGacattaagacaaaaaaaaaaaaaaactacattaaaGCGCAAAAACAACTGACTTGCTTTGCCAGTATGTGAAAagccaccaaacaaaaacaaaacaaacaacaacaaaaaaaaacccaccccaAAACTATAATTCTCCTGCAACACCTTGACCTTTACATAAACTGTCCTGCCATCAGCTTTAATTTGCATCATATTTAGgctttattttacagttctACTGTGAATCGTTTTGGGGTTTGGGGTGTATAGTCGATGTCTGATAATTTATAGTTTTTGGATACATACTTTGATATTGCTTTTGCATTTTAGGCTATATTTAGATATGCAAATAGTTCAGAATATTAAAAACTATGgctgtcaagaaaacagtggcAGTGTGATAAGATATGGCAACCTACTTTGATGATTTCTCTCTACATGTGGAATATCGCAAAGATTATCGACACAACATGTGCGACTATCAAGTTGCTCAAAGGTCAAACAGGAAGAAGAGCAACTCACAGGTACGTTGTACCCCAGATGTCAAAGACTTATTGAAGTACTATGACAAAGTAACtgtacagttttttaaaaagagaaaaaaatagctTGTAATAACAGTGAATGAATCAAAAAGGTCCGTCACTCCACTGACTGTATGACTAATTTACTCCTAGTATCAACGAGATACAAGTTATGTACACATGCATTTTCTAACCATAGCCAAGTAATgtatgcattttcttttaaaatatagCAAATACAAAAGACACTAAAGACATTATGGAGATGTGAAAGCAATATTTTGTGATTtaacaaaagcataaaatgtAATCATATTGATGTGGTTTAAACTATAAATTAtaatgtaacaaaaacaaaaatgcttaCTCACCCTGAGAGACTTTTCTTTTGCACCTTGTAGCGTTTGTTTCATGACTTTATCCCTTATAAGAATTAACTACCAAATAAATAGAGCTtcagcacaaaaaaacaaaatacgcAACAAGCTTTTAGTCCAAATTTCCTTCTGAATAATTTCTTTAGACTAACAAACCAGCCGAGGGGAGTATTACCACAATTTCTTCAGAGTTACAATCATCATttggtttaatttaatttaaaaggtTTCCCTTCTCTCATGAGCCATTTGACCTCTATCCACCTGTATGAGAGGAAAGCATGACGAATATCTGGATTTTTCAATCTCAGAGTTTATGTCCTTCATCAGATGTACAAAGAGTTAGTCGTTtcacagattaaaaatatatatatatgggcaTATAAAGGGTTTACCCAGAGCCAGACAACAGGCTAATGAGTTGGCTTGCTCTCTGAAACAGAGGTCAGTGTGTTTCGCAGATGGAGGGCTCAGATGACGATGCTGTTGCCACTGCGAGACGCCTTGTCCTGAGAGAGACATACTAACTTTAGATTCACTGCACTAGCAAACAGAGGTTTTATTTATAATAGTGACTGCATGTTTGAGAAATGTGTGATACAAGTGCATTGGTGTACTTGCAAGTTTGCAAACTAAAGCAAAGTATTCCTTACAGAGTAATAATCATTTCTTCGTGCTCCTGGTTTCTGTCCCGGCTCGTACTCTGTGTAACTGGGAGGTTTATCGGACCagcctccacctcctctcctTGCACCTCCCACCGCCCCTCTTCTGCTGCTTCCCTCATCTGAGCTCCAGGACCCTCTCCTCGAGTGTCGTGCTGCTGGGGGAGAGTAATTCCCTCTGGACCTGCTGTCAAACAAGTCATCCCTGGAACGGGATCGAGGGCGGTCCATGCCTTCTCGTGCCCGGCTGCGACCCCGCCCATCCAGTGACTCCTCGCTGTAGCTCCGGGGAATAGCTCTAGATCTGGTAGGTGACGGGTAACGTCTGCCCGCTCCCCCTTGCTCGTCGCGACGAGTGTAGCCACTGCGGCTGCTCTCGCTGGAACTCGGTGGCCGGGTCTTGGGCGCAGGAGGTGGAACTCTACCTAACTGCGACTCCCTTATTGGCGGAAGCGTAATGACACGACGCTCTGCTGGGCCATCGTTGAGGGCAGAGATCATGCTGGGGGGGCCTGGTGAAAATGGGACATTGACGGGCATGTGGCGGGAAGGAGGCGCATAGTGCTGGGCAGGAGGTGCATAGTGCTGGGTGTGAGGTGGGGGGGGTGGCTGAGACTGAAAGAAGAGAGAGAtaagaagaaataaatataactaaaacttaaaaacaaaacgaaaactGTGCCCAGGTTCAATGCTACAAATAGAGTATATACTGTTATGGTAATTGcatcattaaaataaattaaaaaatatatatcagacACTTATCGTCAATATGATAAGCCTCAGAAATGAAGTGAACCACTACAGGGAACTTCAGGTttagaaaagcagaaaatgttcCACCATTTTAAGAATTTTTGTTTCCTGAGGAAACTAAAATTGCGAGGCTGAAGACACCAAGTCAGTTGTGACCTTCTAAAGtgtaatatttaattttctaaCACAATGCTGTGATTAACGTGTTGTGTCAAGTCTGGATGTCTCTAACTATATGCATTCTTGacataaaaagtgaaagacGTGTTTAAAACTAAGCAAAAAGCTCTCTCTTCACTGTGGGTTTGATGAGCCCGTCTGAAACGGTCACACTTTAATTCTCTGATGACATCAGTCAGACATAAGTCATAAAAAGTCGTCGCAACTGACTTGtgttagctaaaaaaaaaacgataCAGAAAGCAAAAGTATTCAAACAAGTGCAACGCCCATGACGTAGTAGGCCATGAAGCATAGGAGCCATTACAATTCACAGATTGTTGCCTgtaaaccaggggtgggcaattccaggccccgagggccggtgtcctgcaggttttagatctcaccttgggtcaacacacctgaatcacatgattagtttgttaccaggcctctggagaactgcaggagctagtttagccatttaaatcagctgtgttggttcaaggacaactccaggccctcgaggcctggagttgtccacccctgctgtaaaccaacaaatgtgtttttgtttacattaaaaGTCGTGGGAACATACCTGTAGAAGAGGACTGGTCATTTCCAACCCCCTCACTTGGTTCTCCAGGTAGTCGAGCATGTGATTGTTATTGGCTGGCGTGCGGTTACCTTGGACACTGGGAGGGGGCATGCTGTAAGCTGAAGactgaggaggagggagaggcaTAGTCTTTAAAGGGATGCTGCTTCCTGCAACAGACCctgaagacaaaaaagaaaagaaaaaaaagcatttagaaAATTTAAGGAAACAGCAAATTATAACCTATTTAAGTCTGACACTTTAATATGTGCAGATTAATGTGTGCATGTACCAGCGTAGAGCATTGGGTTCATCTGGCTGGGGGCGGAGCTCAGTGGTGCATATATTGGTTGTCCTCCTAACCAAGGATTCATGGCCTTCTGAGCCTGCTTCACCATACGATGCTGCATCACAGCTAAAACGTGAGAACAACAATTTCTAGTATGTACAGATTCAGTGAGGCTATCTCAAAGTATATGGGCTTTTTATTTGCAGCATGATAAGGTCACATGTTTGATTTCACTAAGGCTATTAGCAATAGGTACTTTCAAACACAAATGAAGGCCTGCAGAAAGGATCTGTTAATGACCAAACTGAGTGGAGCAATGGAAACAGCAATCAAACATTCACTAGATATACAGGCAATGAAATATTCTTCCTTCCTTCATGCttggtttttttcctcctcaacTCCCAAACTGCCTTATTCCTTGACTTCTGTTGTTGAAGCGCCCTTAAATGAAAGCTTTTACCTTTCTCAGGACAGCAGCACCTTTGTGGGCAGCAGGGACAGCGGACATAGCAGCAGCATATCTGAGGGCAGCACTGGCAGCAGCAGATGCATAAGAGCAGGATGAGAAGGAGGGCACCGATGATGATGAGCAACACAGTCAACCAGTCTGTAGGAAGACGAAGAAAAAGGGAGACGCTCTGTGTTCTGTGTCTTAAGAAGCAGACTAGGTTTTTGCGTATGTTACAGCATTAATAACATTAacagaagctgcagcttctgCTGTGTTTAATCTTATGCattcatattttctttcttactgTAGACAATGAGTTTGACTTCTTTGGAAGTGATCCCACTGGTGTCTCCAGGAGCATTAACATTGCAGATATACACCCCGTTGTCCCACCACATCACCTCATTGATCACCAGATCTGCCTCTGTCCAGACAATGCAAACATACATGATTAAATTCAACTTCCTCTGTTGTGCCCTAATTTCAGAAGCTCAAAGAACTGGACAGCATTCGTCAATTCACTTCCATCTCTACAAATTAAAAGGCCATCAGGATAACATACTATTAATCCTTTATTTCTgcaaaaatgatcacataatgaaaatgaaggaagaacaaccaaaaaaaaaagttcacagTTATTTGAACAAAACTACCAATTCATATTGTACCAAGCATCTATTTAAAAGATTTATACAGGTGCTtcagcttaaaaaacaaaaaacaaaaccacaaaaaaacaaatcacattTAGGCTCATCTTGGGGTGAACTCACGGTTTTGGATGGAAATCTTCCGTTCCTGGTACTCTGTTCCCAGTATAGGCTGGTTGCTTCCCGTTTTCTGGACCACAGTGCGTATTGTCCGGTCACGGTCTGGACAGTCATTTGATGGATCTTGTCCTAACTGTAGTTGAGCCTGGTATGCTGCAAAACCAGATGTAAAAGCTTAATAGTGCAAAGACTGACAACTGGCCAAAACATGTTACTGGCTGTTTGGGATAAAACTGGTGGTTCACAAAAGACAAGATCATCAGGTACAACCCACAAATGATCATAGATGAAATTATTATTCTTATTGAAATTGTTCATTGCAGCCTTGGGAATAGCAAAAACGAAATGTGTGCAGTAGGAAGCACCACACCAAGTGAGGtgagagtaaaaaaaataaaataaagaactgattgaaaaaaaacaaacaaacaaaaaaacccccccaagaATTAGATCAAATTAATGCAGAGGGcagaaatgcacagaaatgTATATGCATTTAAATCTACATCTACATAGATTTCCATCTTTGTCACCGTTGCCGAAAGTTTTTTGGCACTTTAATCCCACTCTGTGGCGGCACCCCCCACCCCTCAGGTGACAGTTGCTTTTGTACCTGTGGAGTAATACTGCAGTACAGGGTCCATGCAGAAAGACTTGAAAGTCCATGTGAGAATAACGTTTTGGGGGTTTGCAGAGGTGGAGTAGTCGCAGCGGAGGACCACTTTGGCAAACATAAGCGTGCTGTACTGCGTGTAGGGAACGATCACCTGAACGCATACTGACACTGCAGAAAGACAACAGACAGAGAGTTAACCACATATAGTATTATACAATGATCCATTAGGTTACATTATTTATCAGCAAAAGTCCAGGAAGAAGAATAGAGGAAAGGAGACAATGAGTGAGAGCTACTATGAGCCAAGGAGTTAATGTCAAAGTAGCAGGACCAGAAAAACAGGTGGcacagacaaagacacaggaagTGGCCTACTGTGAAACTaccaaacaaacactgaaaaggTGGAATGAAACCCGATGAGTTCATCTAAGTGTGCGCATAGCGCAGTGACTCTTTCCAGAgtggaaataaagaaaatcgTTGGCTTAACTTTAAAGAGTGACTCAATGGTCAGGGTCCCAAGTATCTCTAAAGTGACCCAAATATTAATAATCTCCGACAGACAAATGTTTAAATCGGTTATAAAGACGAGTAACACATAATTTGCTTAACCAACTATGAAACAAGACGGTCATGTTTGATTGCTTCATGTAAACACCTGTGTCATGTGACCGATACTTAAACTGATGTTCatttttgtaagtgttttttttttttaacattttcttgaTAAACTGGTTTAGTACACTTGTttttacacaaacatgaagctaacatgtaaaaaaaaaaaaaaattacctttCAGAAGCGACAGCAGTATGACAGCGACAGGAAGTCTCTCCATGATTACCAAAGGGTACAAACCCCCTCACCCCAAAACCTTCGGCTCCAAATACAAACAGAGAGGCAACACTCccaagattaaaaataaataaaaaaattaccaCAAAAAACTCCACAAAACACGAGTTTCTAGCTTCACTTTGGTCTAACCAAAACTGCTCATTGTTTCCGCCTACGAGTGCCACTGAAGATTAGCCAATGTTTGTAGCTGATCCCTGAGACTGAGCTCATCTATGGCTCCACCCCGAAACAGGTGAGCTTTCCTGTGGCGTAGGCAGGTATAAAGCAGGAAAATGCCACGATCATTTGCAAGCGCATAAACAGATACTACCTGTAACATCTCACTGATCTTATCTGATTTTCTCTGGCTGTAGGAGTATTTTGTTTGTATGACACTGTGACAAATGTGTTCTGAACTCTAGATTCAATCTTTTGACTGGGCTGGAGAGAAACCATCCCTGGATTAGGAAAAAATATGTTCAGCTTATTCCTGTTAAGCAAATATTTGCTCTTCCAGGTGTTAGGAAATGTTTTTCGAAATCCCTTCAAAACAGCTGTGTGACTCATGAATGAATAATACAGGGGAGGGAAAAACTGAAGCTGGGCTTTGCTCTTCATGCCTTTGTTTCCTAGACTAATCAAAGTCTTCTAGTCTTTCATAAAAACCTCAACAATAATAATCTGTGTTTTAGTGAAAACAAATTACACTCATATAaccacacacagatccaacctCTTTGGTATGTTCATATTCAAGTATACTTACCAACTGCGCTTGTGTAAAACTATTGTAGCTTAACTGTTCTGAATGATCAGCATCATAATTTCTTCTATTCCAACTTCCAAGTGGAAACAGGTCTAATTAACCAAGTAAGTGAAACTGGAACAATTCACTGGGTTCATGAGTTGTGCACTGACATGTTTATTAGTAGGTGTCAgggattaaacaagtgtcattaTTTCCAAGTTACAAGTTAACTAATGATTTGCACTGGCTCCCTGTCAAATACCATGTTGAATTTAAAATATTGCTGCTTACCTTTACAATCATAAACAATATAGCGCCTAGCTATCTCATTGAACTCCGTAGACCATACACCCCTGGGAGAGCCCTAAGATCATCAACCCAATTACTCTTGGTACAGCCTAGATCTCGGCTTAAGACCAGAGGTGACCGTGCATTTGCCCTGGTTGCTTCTAATTTGTGGAACAACCTTCCCATTGCTATTTGTGCGTCCGACTCCATCCAAACATTTAAATCATGACTAAAAACTCACTTATTTAACCTTGCTTTTCCAGTTAGTTAATACTCCTATACCATCTTCATTTATGTGCTTACCATTATATATATCTCTTCACTTGATATCCATGTGTGTCTATTGATTATGATGTGATATTTACtctttatttaacttttattcTTGCCCAATTAGTGTCATTGACCCTTGGTCTTTAagtgtgctatataaataaagttgttgttATTAATTTATTGGATTAAGATCACATAAGAAGCTAAATGACTGTCGTACTGACCAATTAACTCATTATGTGTGTAGCCTACTACAAGTGTTTGTTGTGCGTTTGTAGTTAGATGGAAAGTTGCTCAGTTCTGGCACAGGCCTGCTAGTTTTATGTGCCCCCTTATTACTTTAATCCTGACAGTACATAAATATACAGTAAACGCAAAGCAGCTGCTGATTGCAGTTCATGTTCGTCAGTGTTTGCTGAATTCATTTCTGAAGTTGAGTCAGCGAATTACATTTTAAAGCCGTAAGCACTTACACATTACAGTACTTATTTCAACTTCAGTTAATTCATTCAAatcataaacacacaaatagaCTTTAGATAAAAAATAGTAATAACAATATTTAAACAGATCCAGTGTACAAATAATTTCATAAGACAGTCTGTTcatatttctttatttgtgggttttttgcttttctgttttcccTGATCATTGTTACGCCTTTGTGAGTGAGGCTGATATTGTTGCACTATGTCCGTCTGGTCCTCGAAGAACTGCTTGACCTAAGGAAAAGACAGTGGGGGGGTGTGTGTTACAatcttcattttaatgtttcactGTCAGCTGCTCACCGTCTCTGCTCTGTGAAGGTACACACCTGCTCCAGCTGTTTCTCAGTGTCATTCACATCCACACCTTCCTCTCCTCCTACCTGGCCACCAGTCATTTCATACAGATTTAAAATTGCCATCTTAATCTGTCCCAGCTTCAGTGTTTTCCTGGCAGCCGTTTCCTGTATGTTATTCCATTTCTTCTCCTGCATGAACACAGGACAACCAGAGTTCATTCAGAAGACGCCAACATCTAAGGCCGTCTTAGCACTGAAGCTGGGATTTTGATCCAGGATTATGTGTCATACCCATATTAGACCTTCAGAGTGAGTTTTCTCCAGCTTGGTCTGGAGCTGAGACAGCTGGTTGTTCCTCTGCAGCAACAGCAGGTTGTGCTGTTGCTCCAGTGTCAGCAGTGCTTTTCTCTGCTCGTCAGCCTGCTCCTGTGCCTTACTCTCCCTCTCAGAGAGCTGGCATCTGAAGTGGAGGAGACTCTCTAAATGATCCGTGAGCGCTGCCACATCTTTAAACTGCAACACAATTACACTCTCATTAAGGATGTAGCCCGAAAAGCAAATTACCATCTATTTCAAACGTGCCAGAGTTTGCCTGCGATCTGAAACAAATCCACTGCTATCATCAGCAATCGTTACCCCAAATCCCAAAAAAGATGGGACGGACTGTAAAATGCAAATACAAACTGAATGCCGTGATTTGCAAATCCCATAAATCCATATCCATCACATTCAAATTGAGCTGATATTTTTTATGAGACAGTCAAATATCTCACTTTATCCATATATGTTAAAAACAGGCATTAAAGCATCAGATGATGTACTGAATTGAGAAtaatatttgtcacatttattgTAATACTTGTATTCAAAAGCTACAGTACCTTAGTTATTTTGAGCAGCTGCTCCAAGAGATCTCTGTACACAGAGTGTCTCTTCACCTGATGCTCGAGCTCCTGTTTCTCCTCAGTCAGTTTGGCCAACTGCTCCTTCAGCCTCTCTATCTCCGCCTCTTTTTGAAGCACCCtttgtctctcctgctctgctt contains these protein-coding regions:
- the ildr1a gene encoding immunoglobulin-like domain-containing receptor 1a; protein product: MERLPVAVILLSLLKVSVCVQVIVPYTQYSTLMFAKVVLRCDYSTSANPQNVILTWTFKSFCMDPVLQYYSTAYQAQLQLGQDPSNDCPDRDRTIRTVVQKTGSNQPILGTEYQERKISIQNQADLVINEVMWWDNGVYICNVNAPGDTSGITSKEVKLIVYNWLTVLLIIIGALLLILLLCICCCQCCPQICCCYVRCPCCPQRCCCPEKAVMQHRMVKQAQKAMNPWLGGQPIYAPLSSAPSQMNPMLYAGSVAGSSIPLKTMPLPPPQSSAYSMPPPSVQGNRTPANNNHMLDYLENQVRGLEMTSPLLQSQPPPPPHTQHYAPPAQHYAPPSRHMPVNVPFSPGPPSMISALNDGPAERRVITLPPIRESQLGRVPPPAPKTRPPSSSESSRSGYTRRDEQGGAGRRYPSPTRSRAIPRSYSEESLDGRGRSRAREGMDRPRSRSRDDLFDSRSRGNYSPPAARHSRRGSWSSDEGSSRRGAVGGARRGGGGWSDKPPSYTEYEPGQKPGARRNDYYSDKASRSGNSIVI
- the LOC101477704 gene encoding cilia- and flagella-associated protein 73 isoform X2, with the protein product MFSQLTPEESASRMWTAAGRDSSYVLVELQVLQREQEELKAKYEESKQVLESLQQREEELHKKIKEMQDLHLSFDMYHKDEEANRAIEKAEQERQRVLQKEAEIERLKEQLAKLTEEKQELEHQFKDVAALTDHLESLLHFRCQLSERESKAQEQADEQRKALLTLEQQHNLLLLQRNNQLSQLQTKLEKTHSEGLIWEKKWNNIQETAARKTLKLGQIKMAILNLYEMTGGQVGGEEGVDVNDTEKQLEQVKQFFEDQTDIVQQYQPHSQRRNNDQGKQKSKKPTNKEI
- the LOC101477704 gene encoding coiled-coil domain-containing protein 42 homolog isoform X1; translated protein: MFSQLTPEESASRMWTAAGRDSSYVLVELQVLQREQEELKAKYEESKQVLESLQQREEELHKKIKEMQDLHLSFDMYHKDEEANRAIEKAEQERQRVLQKEAEIERLKEQLAKLTEEKQELEHQVKRHSVYRDLLEQLLKITKFKDVAALTDHLESLLHFRCQLSERESKAQEQADEQRKALLTLEQQHNLLLLQRNNQLSQLQTKLEKTHSEGLIWEKKWNNIQETAARKTLKLGQIKMAILNLYEMTGGQVGGEEGVDVNDTEKQLEQVKQFFEDQTDIVQQYQPHSQRRNNDQGKQKSKKPTNKEI